One window of Arthrobacter oryzae genomic DNA carries:
- the dapE gene encoding succinyl-diaminopimelate desuccinylase yields the protein MTAQTASARLDLRQDVALLTAALIDINSVSANEEELADAVEHALRKIPQLEVVRDGDSIIARTALGRAERVILAGHLDTVPLPTTDGALGTVPSFWPSGAPGEGLLYGRGATDMKGGVAVQLALAAGMFDGGKEPGKDVTFVFYDHEEVEAVKSGLGRLVRNHGGLLEGDFAILLEPTHGTVEGGCNGTMRFEATTIGEAAHSARAWMGRNAIHAAAPVLARLAAYEPATINVDGLDYRESLNAVKINGGTAGNVIPDRCVVEINYRFAPDKTPAQAEAHVRELLDGFEVVKTDSAAGARPGLNHPAAASFVAAVGAEPKPKYGWTDVARFSELGIPAVNFGPGDPLLAHKDNEHVDADAIRECLRALRTWLGN from the coding sequence GTGACTGCTCAAACCGCCTCTGCCCGCCTGGACCTCCGCCAGGACGTCGCCCTCCTCACTGCTGCACTCATCGACATCAACAGTGTCTCGGCCAACGAGGAGGAACTGGCCGACGCCGTCGAACATGCCCTGCGGAAGATTCCGCAGCTTGAGGTCGTCCGGGACGGCGATTCGATCATCGCCCGCACTGCCCTGGGCCGCGCTGAGCGGGTCATCCTGGCCGGGCACCTGGATACGGTGCCGCTCCCCACCACCGACGGCGCCCTTGGCACCGTCCCTTCGTTCTGGCCTTCAGGCGCGCCCGGCGAAGGACTCCTGTACGGCCGCGGCGCGACGGACATGAAAGGCGGCGTCGCGGTGCAGCTTGCACTGGCCGCCGGCATGTTCGACGGCGGGAAGGAACCGGGCAAGGACGTCACCTTCGTGTTCTACGACCACGAGGAAGTAGAAGCGGTGAAGAGCGGCCTCGGTCGGCTGGTGCGCAATCACGGCGGGCTTCTCGAGGGTGACTTCGCCATCCTGCTGGAGCCAACTCACGGAACCGTGGAAGGCGGGTGCAACGGCACCATGCGGTTCGAGGCAACCACCATCGGTGAGGCAGCACACTCCGCCCGGGCCTGGATGGGACGCAACGCCATTCATGCGGCCGCCCCCGTCCTCGCCAGGCTGGCCGCCTACGAACCGGCCACCATCAACGTGGACGGCCTGGACTACCGGGAAAGCCTCAACGCGGTGAAGATCAACGGAGGCACTGCCGGAAACGTCATTCCGGACCGCTGCGTGGTGGAGATCAACTACCGCTTTGCTCCGGACAAGACGCCGGCACAGGCGGAGGCCCACGTGCGGGAACTTCTCGACGGGTTCGAGGTGGTCAAAACGGACAGCGCCGCCGGCGCGCGGCCGGGACTGAATCATCCTGCTGCCGCGTCCTTCGTGGCAGCAGTCGGCGCGGAACCGAAACCCAAGTACGGCTGGACCGACGTCGCGCGTTTCAGCGAACTGGGAATTCCGGCCGTGAACTTCGGGCCCGGCGACCCACTGCTGGCGCATAAAGATAACGAACACGTCGACGCCGATGCGATCCGTGAGTGCCTCCGGGCGCTGCGGACGTGGCTGGGAAACTAA
- a CDS encoding TIGR00730 family Rossman fold protein, with product MSTDPQPSPTPVPPIATRHKGPLELRRKQAAVEMSDQHLLDTKGPGQFVHTDPWRVLRIQSEFVEGFGALADLGPAVSVFGSARTKPGSVYYELGVEVGRKLAEAGVAVITGGGPGSMEAANKGAVQGNGVSVGLGIELPFEQGLNQWVDLGINFRYFFARKTMFVKYAQGFIVLPGGLGTLDELFEAMVLVQTRKVTSFPIVLLGTAFWGPMIDWIRGTLVEDGMISEKDLDLIQVVDEPAHAVDLVIHGAIRPPEGAQGYGTSGPNGNQRPE from the coding sequence ATGAGTACCGATCCGCAGCCTTCTCCAACTCCAGTACCTCCCATTGCCACCCGTCACAAGGGTCCGCTGGAGCTGCGGCGCAAACAGGCAGCAGTGGAGATGTCGGACCAACACCTGCTGGACACCAAGGGGCCGGGCCAGTTCGTCCACACGGATCCGTGGCGGGTGCTCAGGATCCAAAGTGAGTTCGTGGAAGGCTTCGGCGCACTCGCGGACCTCGGGCCGGCTGTCAGCGTGTTCGGGTCCGCCCGCACCAAGCCCGGCTCCGTGTACTACGAGCTGGGCGTTGAGGTTGGCCGCAAGCTGGCCGAAGCCGGGGTGGCTGTCATCACCGGCGGCGGCCCCGGCTCCATGGAAGCGGCCAACAAAGGCGCAGTTCAGGGAAACGGTGTCTCCGTGGGGCTCGGCATTGAGCTTCCGTTTGAGCAGGGCCTCAACCAGTGGGTGGACCTCGGGATCAACTTCCGCTATTTCTTCGCACGGAAAACCATGTTCGTGAAGTACGCCCAGGGCTTCATTGTGCTTCCCGGCGGACTGGGCACACTCGACGAGCTGTTCGAGGCGATGGTCCTGGTGCAAACCCGGAAAGTCACCTCGTTCCCCATCGTCCTCCTCGGCACGGCGTTCTGGGGACCCATGATCGACTGGATCAGGGGCACGCTGGTGGAAGACGGCATGATCTCCGAGAAGGACCTGGACCTCATCCAGGTCGTCGACGAGCCTGCGCACGCGGTGGACCTCGTCATCCACGGCGCCATCCGGCCCCCGGAGGGCGCTCAGGGCTATGGCACCAGCGGACCAAACGGCAACCAGCGGCCGGAATAA
- a CDS encoding glutamate ABC transporter substrate-binding protein, giving the protein MKAFLTRRKSFVVAASAALALTLSACGGSTGTTSDPTVAEKPTFAAGSTMEKLASAGTIKIGTKFDQPLFGQVGLDGKPIGFDVEMGKLIAAKLGIAADKIEWSETVSANREPFIEQGKVDLVIATYTINDKRKQVVSFAGPYYEAGQALMVNKDNDTIKKPEDVKGKKVCSVTGSTPAGTIVEKYGAVLVPAATYSACLEPLRNKQVEAITTDNVILAGFVDKEPDAFKLASDETFTKEPYGIGLKKDDTVFRNWINDQLEEFSKDGSYKKAWEATAGSVIKTAPELPAINRY; this is encoded by the coding sequence ATGAAGGCATTTTTGACCCGACGGAAGTCCTTTGTGGTTGCAGCATCAGCAGCCCTCGCCCTGACTCTGAGCGCATGCGGCGGCAGCACCGGTACCACCAGCGACCCCACGGTTGCCGAGAAGCCCACCTTCGCGGCCGGCAGCACCATGGAGAAGCTCGCTTCCGCCGGAACGATCAAGATCGGCACCAAGTTCGACCAGCCCCTCTTCGGCCAGGTGGGCCTTGACGGCAAGCCCATCGGCTTTGACGTCGAGATGGGCAAGCTGATTGCCGCCAAGCTGGGCATCGCGGCGGACAAGATCGAATGGTCGGAGACCGTCTCCGCGAACCGCGAACCGTTTATCGAACAGGGCAAGGTGGACCTGGTCATCGCCACGTACACCATCAACGACAAGCGCAAGCAGGTCGTCAGCTTCGCCGGGCCGTACTACGAGGCCGGCCAGGCCCTCATGGTCAACAAGGACAACGACACCATCAAGAAGCCCGAGGACGTCAAGGGCAAGAAGGTCTGCTCCGTGACGGGTTCCACCCCTGCCGGCACCATCGTGGAGAAGTACGGAGCAGTACTCGTTCCTGCGGCCACCTACTCGGCCTGCCTCGAACCGCTGCGCAACAAGCAGGTGGAAGCCATCACCACCGACAACGTGATCCTGGCCGGCTTCGTGGACAAGGAACCTGACGCCTTCAAGCTGGCCTCGGACGAGACCTTCACCAAGGAGCCCTACGGCATCGGCCTGAAGAAGGATGACACCGTCTTCCGCAACTGGATCAACGACCAGCTGGAAGAGTTCAGCAAGGACGGGTCTTACAAGAAGGCCTGGGAAGCAACCGCGGGCTCCGTCATCAAGACGGCGCCGGAACTTCCGGCCATCAACCGTTACTAA
- a CDS encoding DivIVA domain-containing protein — MDPVSFFLIFLAIALIGTMLFFGADGASGIFRRRRSGESALLDGFDEPVASLPPVLLPAEASPADVDRVRFALGLRGYRMDQVDQVLDELRDQLAAKDREIDRLRAELNAPAQPGETVP, encoded by the coding sequence ATGGATCCTGTGAGTTTCTTCCTGATATTCCTCGCCATCGCCCTGATCGGCACCATGCTCTTCTTCGGAGCTGATGGCGCGTCCGGCATTTTCCGGCGCCGGCGGTCCGGGGAATCTGCGCTCCTTGACGGGTTCGACGAGCCTGTGGCGTCCCTTCCTCCGGTGCTCCTTCCGGCCGAAGCCTCGCCGGCCGACGTCGACCGGGTCCGGTTCGCACTGGGGCTGCGGGGTTACCGCATGGACCAGGTCGACCAGGTACTGGACGAACTCCGTGACCAGCTAGCCGCCAAGGATCGCGAAATCGATCGGCTGCGGGCGGAACTGAATGCACCGGCCCAGCCGGGGGAGACTGTGCCTTGA
- a CDS encoding amino acid ABC transporter permease, with the protein MSSVLYDVPGPKARRVSLIGSVVGSLLILGLLAWIISTLAQQGIFEGRRWAIFTRADVWSLLGNGIGATLSAAAVAAVIAFPLGLLLCLLRISDLAAIRVPTRIVLEFLRGMPVVLMMFFVLLVFGTNQFIAVVAGLVLYNAAVFAEIIRAGIQSLPKGQREAGLTIGLTSFQSRMVIELPQAVRRMMPSLVAQLVVLLKDTSLGYIVAYGELLRAVQVMADFLGTQFLFPIFFVAAAIYIAINICVSRIAVWIERRGSKKAAGGVAKAEPEPIEAEVK; encoded by the coding sequence ATGAGCTCGGTTCTGTACGACGTCCCAGGGCCAAAAGCCCGCCGGGTTTCACTTATTGGCTCCGTAGTGGGCTCCCTGTTGATCCTGGGACTGCTGGCATGGATCATCAGCACACTGGCCCAGCAGGGCATCTTCGAGGGACGCCGCTGGGCGATCTTCACGCGGGCGGACGTCTGGTCGCTGCTCGGCAACGGCATTGGCGCAACCCTGAGCGCTGCGGCCGTCGCTGCCGTCATCGCGTTCCCGCTGGGACTGCTGCTGTGCCTGCTGCGGATATCCGACCTTGCCGCCATCCGGGTCCCCACCCGGATCGTGCTGGAATTCCTGCGCGGCATGCCCGTGGTCCTGATGATGTTCTTCGTCTTGCTCGTCTTCGGAACCAATCAGTTCATCGCGGTGGTAGCCGGCCTTGTCCTGTACAACGCGGCGGTCTTCGCGGAGATTATCCGTGCCGGTATCCAGTCCCTGCCGAAGGGCCAGCGCGAGGCAGGCCTGACCATCGGCCTGACCAGTTTCCAGTCCCGCATGGTCATTGAACTGCCCCAGGCCGTCCGGCGCATGATGCCGTCACTCGTTGCCCAGCTCGTGGTGCTGCTGAAGGACACGTCCCTGGGCTACATCGTGGCCTACGGTGAACTGCTCCGTGCCGTGCAGGTCATGGCCGACTTCCTGGGAACCCAGTTCCTGTTCCCGATCTTCTTCGTGGCCGCAGCAATCTACATCGCGATCAACATCTGCGTTTCGCGCATCGCAGTCTGGATCGAACGGCGCGGTTCCAAGAAAGCTGCCGGGGGCGTGGCCAAGGCTGAGCCTGAACCGATTGAAGCCGAAGTGAAGTAG
- a CDS encoding amino acid ABC transporter permease yields the protein MDVIIDNLPLYWEGFLRTLFLSAVSGVIALLLGTVLAAARVSPVAALRGFSMTYVEILRNTPLTIAFFFAAIVLPRLGVKFEQFEVAAIIALSAYTAAFIAEAVRSGVNSVPVGQAEAARSIGMKFGQVLSLIILPQALRTVIPPLINILIALVKNSSVAGAFFVLELFGYGRQLANSNGDQVMAVLIGVAFFYLLITVPLGILASTVERKVAIVR from the coding sequence ATGGACGTCATCATCGATAACCTGCCACTTTACTGGGAAGGCTTTCTCCGAACCCTGTTCCTGTCAGCCGTATCCGGAGTCATCGCCCTCCTGCTGGGAACGGTGCTGGCCGCCGCCCGGGTTTCACCCGTTGCCGCCCTCCGCGGCTTCAGCATGACCTACGTGGAGATTCTGCGGAACACCCCCCTGACCATTGCCTTCTTCTTCGCCGCGATCGTCCTGCCGAGGCTCGGGGTGAAATTTGAGCAGTTTGAAGTGGCGGCCATCATTGCCCTGAGTGCCTACACAGCAGCCTTCATCGCTGAAGCAGTGCGCTCCGGTGTCAACAGCGTTCCGGTCGGCCAGGCCGAGGCCGCGCGCAGCATCGGCATGAAGTTCGGCCAGGTGCTGTCCCTGATCATTCTGCCGCAGGCGTTGCGGACGGTGATCCCGCCGTTGATCAATATCCTGATCGCCCTGGTCAAGAACTCATCCGTCGCCGGCGCCTTCTTCGTCCTGGAGCTGTTCGGCTACGGCCGCCAGCTCGCCAACTCCAACGGCGACCAGGTGATGGCCGTTCTCATCGGGGTGGCTTTCTTCTACCTGCTGATCACTGTTCCGTTGGGTATCCTGGCGAGCACCGTCGAACGAAAGGTGGCGATCGTCCGATGA
- the dapD gene encoding 2,3,4,5-tetrahydropyridine-2,6-dicarboxylate N-succinyltransferase has protein sequence MTETAAASAVPADNSASADARSAYGYGVATISTRNGEATVLDVWFPAPSLGTAADSLRNVESADPVLAEIAAAGSDADRGTEQQVVFVQVHLDEAPADTADAYLRLHLLSHRLVQPNTINLDGIFGKLPNVVWTNFGPAAVEGFELTRAKLRKRGPVTVYGVDKFPRMVDYVVPAGVRIADAGRVRLGAHLAEGTTVMHEGFVNFNAGTLGTSMVEGRISAGVVTGDGTDVGGGASIMGTLSGGGKEKISLGARVLLGANSGVGISIGDDSVVEAGLYVTAGTRVRVIGPKDADGVDTTRVVKAVELSGVPNLLFRRNSTNGAVEVLPRKGQTVELNEALHAN, from the coding sequence ATGACTGAAACCGCTGCTGCTTCCGCCGTGCCCGCCGATAATTCCGCATCCGCCGATGCCCGCTCCGCCTATGGCTACGGCGTGGCCACCATTTCCACCCGCAACGGCGAGGCCACCGTGCTGGACGTTTGGTTCCCCGCACCGTCCCTGGGAACCGCAGCGGATAGCCTCCGGAACGTGGAGAGCGCGGATCCCGTGCTGGCCGAGATCGCCGCAGCCGGCAGCGACGCCGACCGCGGCACCGAGCAGCAGGTCGTTTTCGTCCAGGTGCACCTCGATGAAGCCCCTGCCGACACCGCGGACGCCTACCTCCGCCTGCACCTGCTTTCGCACCGGCTTGTGCAGCCCAACACCATCAACCTGGACGGCATCTTCGGCAAGCTCCCCAATGTCGTGTGGACGAACTTCGGCCCTGCTGCCGTTGAAGGCTTCGAACTGACCCGGGCGAAGCTGCGCAAGCGCGGCCCCGTGACTGTTTACGGAGTGGACAAGTTCCCGCGCATGGTTGACTACGTGGTGCCCGCAGGCGTCCGGATTGCCGACGCCGGCCGCGTCCGGCTTGGCGCCCACCTTGCCGAGGGCACCACGGTGATGCACGAAGGGTTCGTGAACTTCAACGCAGGCACCCTGGGCACCTCCATGGTGGAAGGCCGCATCTCGGCCGGGGTTGTCACCGGCGACGGAACGGACGTCGGCGGCGGCGCCTCCATCATGGGTACGCTGTCCGGCGGCGGCAAGGAGAAGATCTCCCTCGGTGCGCGTGTGCTGCTGGGTGCCAACTCCGGCGTCGGGATCAGCATCGGCGACGACTCGGTGGTCGAGGCCGGCCTGTACGTCACGGCAGGCACCCGCGTCCGCGTCATCGGTCCGAAGGACGCCGACGGAGTGGACACCACCCGGGTGGTCAAGGCCGTTGAACTCTCAGGTGTGCCCAACCTGCTGTTCCGCCGCAATTCCACGAACGGCGCCGTGGAGGTACTCCCCCGCAAGGGCCAGACCGTGGAACTCAATGAGGCCCTCCACGCCAACTGA
- a CDS encoding amino acid ABC transporter ATP-binding protein: protein MTTQVPGEALVSLKAVNKHYGQLHVLKDINLNVRKGEVVVVIGPSGSGKSTLCRAINRLETIDDGKIAIDGKELPEEGKELAKLRADVGMVFQSFNLFAHKTILENVTLGPIKVKGVAKAQADKDAMALLERVGVGHQAPKLPAQLSGGQQQRVAIARALAMKPKVMLFDEPTSALDPEMINEVLDVMIQLAKEGMTMIVVTHEMGFARKAADRVVFMADGQIVEDATPEEFFTNPKSNRAKDFLSKLLTH from the coding sequence ATGACTACTCAAGTGCCCGGCGAAGCTCTCGTCTCCCTGAAAGCCGTGAATAAGCACTACGGCCAGCTGCACGTACTCAAGGACATCAACCTGAACGTCCGTAAGGGCGAAGTTGTTGTGGTCATCGGACCGTCCGGGTCCGGTAAGTCCACACTCTGCCGGGCCATCAACCGCCTCGAAACCATCGACGACGGCAAGATCGCCATCGACGGCAAGGAACTGCCGGAGGAAGGCAAGGAACTCGCCAAGCTGCGCGCCGACGTCGGAATGGTGTTCCAGTCCTTCAATCTCTTTGCCCACAAGACGATCCTCGAAAACGTCACCCTGGGTCCGATCAAGGTCAAGGGCGTTGCCAAGGCGCAGGCCGACAAGGACGCCATGGCGCTGTTGGAGCGTGTGGGCGTCGGCCACCAGGCACCCAAGCTCCCGGCGCAGCTCTCCGGCGGCCAGCAGCAGCGCGTGGCGATTGCCCGTGCCCTGGCGATGAAGCCGAAGGTCATGCTGTTTGACGAGCCCACCTCGGCCCTTGACCCGGAAATGATCAATGAGGTCCTCGACGTCATGATCCAACTCGCCAAGGAAGGCATGACCATGATCGTGGTTACCCACGAGATGGGCTTCGCCCGCAAGGCCGCCGACCGCGTGGTGTTCATGGCCGACGGCCAGATCGTCGAAGACGCAACACCGGAAGAGTTCTTCACGAACCCGAAGAGCAACCGCGCCAAGGACTTCCTCTCCAAGCTCCTCACCCACTGA